Proteins encoded together in one Antennarius striatus isolate MH-2024 chromosome 13, ASM4005453v1, whole genome shotgun sequence window:
- the LOC137606427 gene encoding uncharacterized protein, translating into MQDKTPSMAIPLRNPDLPAGWSHAGAPEAERAFAEEYLRRFYGYRSKSARQKRTSATDADVDRTTEFCNKVEQMQRFFGLPPSGQLTNETLAVMQRPRCGLSDVEQFGETVRWKKRNLSYRITSYNLPIQSSKVHKVFKKAWRLWSNVTPMKFHKRRRKEADIVISFHNGEHNDGTPFDGRGGILAHAFPPGFGIGGDVHFDADEDWSFTNTGFNLFAVTVHEFGHALGLAHSSDPGAVMYPAYNFAPNSELQLSLQDVKDVQRLYGVGPHFASLFSKHPPPRTPDKCDPDLSFDAVMKLTQELVFFKDRFMWRKHPQFDETGITLISSLWQDSVPSYLDAVYENVEKKTNLFFKGQQYWVLMQVNLEEGFPRNISDLGFPSRIKSIDAALHFRNEGFTMFFTGHECWRYIERQRMMEGPPTPIEQQWPGIPTPVDAAVIYDDFVHFFRGNVHYKFDFTAKRVVSAGPNTETRRIQRNMKTFTPCILLSLAAAVYCLPLPQITAQDENLAESYLKNFFNLTEESGPAVRRGISPLSKKLTEMQKFFGLHISGTLDTNTLEMMKKPRCGVPDIPIARFSIFRDDLKWQENSLTYRIENYTPDMSQAEIDDSMEKALQVWAKVTPLRFTRIYSGIADIMISFGSRSHGDYYPFDGPDGTLAHAFAPSSGIGGDAHFDDDETFTFRSRAGYVLFMVAAHEFGHSLGLSHSQDPGALMYPVYTYGDPDSFVLPRDDVNGIQSLYGPNPDKDPLNPDPEPPTTPDACDSNLVFDAVATLRGEMLFFKNSFFWRIYPQSTTPQQSLIRNFWPEAPNAIDAAYESRYSDSVLFFKGRQVWAFRGYTLTPGYPKSISTFGLPENVKKINAATYVASSGKTLFFVGDKYYSYDEDRKTMDQGFPKRVRDDFPEVVDRVTAAFEFRDFAYIYGKTVMHEYSLYPGTAPHWYRALGNNYFLPCNNY; encoded by the exons ATGCAGGACAAGACGCCTTCCATGGCCATCCCTCTGAGAAACCCAGACCTGCCTGCAGGATGGTCTCACGCCGGAGCACCTGAAGCTGAGCGGGCGTTTGCAGAG GAATACCTGCGACGCTTCTACGGCTACAGGTCGAAATCAGCGAGACAGAAACGGACTTCCGCCACCGATGCGGATGTTGATCGGACGACAGAATTCTGCAATAAGGTTGAACAGATGCAACGCTTCTTTGGGTTACCTCCAAGTGGACAGCTGACCAACGAAACTCTGGCAGTTATGCAGAGGCCTCGCTGTGGTCTGTCGGATGTCGAACAATTCGGAGAGACGGTTCGTTGGAAAAAGAGGAACCTCAGCTACCG GATCACCAGCTACAACCTCCCCATCCAATCATCAAAGGTCCACAAGGTCTTCAAAAAGGCTTGGCGGCTCTGGTCCAATGTTACACCCATGAAATTCCACAAGCGGAGAAGGAAGGAGGCCGACATTGTCATCTCCTTCCACAATGGCG AACACAATGACGGAACACCGTTTGACGGCAGGGGAGGAATCCTGGCTCATGCTTTCCCACCTGGGTTTGGTATTGGTGGAGACGTGCACTTCGATGCTGATGAAGACTGGAGTTTTACTAATACTG GTTTTAACCTCTTTGCTGTGACGGTGCATGAATTCGGCCATGCTctcggtttggcccactccTCCGACCCGGGGGCCGTCATGTACCCGGCGTACAACTTCGCCCCTAATTCTGAGCTCCAGCTTTCCCTCCAGGACGTCAAAGACGTCCAACGTCTGTATG GGGTTGGCCCTCATTTTGCTTCTCTATTCTCAAAACATCCTCCCCCAAGGACGCCTGACAAATGTGATCCCGATTTGTCTTTTGACGCCGTGATGAAATTAACACAGGAGCTCGTGTTTTTCAAAGACAG ATTCATGTGGCGTAAACATCCGCAATTTGATGAAACAGGAATCACCTTGATTAGCAGTCTGTGGCAAGACAGCGTTCCTTCCTACCTGGACGCTGTCTATGAGAAtgtggagaagaaaacaaatctgttttttaaag GTCAACAGTACTGGGTGCTCATGCAGGTAAACCTGGAGGAGGGCTTCCCCAGAAACATCTCTGACCTGGGTTTCCCCTCCAGGATTAAAAGCATTGATGCTGCTCTTCACTTCAGAAATGAGGGCTTCACCATGTTCTTCACTGGCCATGAGTGTTGGAG GTACATTGAGAGGcagaggatgatggagggaCCTCCAACACCTATCGAGCAGCAGTGGCCGGGGATTCCAACCCCGGTAGATGCAGCCGTCATCTATGATG ATTTTGTTCACTTCTTTAGAGGAAACGTCCACTACAAGTTCGACTTCACCGCCAAACGAGTCGTCTCCGCCGGCCCG AACACAGAGACAAGACGAATTCAACGAAACATGAAGACATTCACTCCGTGCATTCTCCTAAGCCTGGCTGCTGCGGTTTACTGCTTGCCGCTGCCACAGATTACTGCACAAGATGAAAATTTAGCAGAG AGCTACCTGAAGAACTTCTTCAACCTGACGGAGGAGTCCGGCCCTGCCGTCAGACGGGGGATCAGCCCGTTGTCCAAGAAGCTGACTGAGATGCAGAAATTCTTTGGCCTCCACATCAGCGGGACGCTGGACACCAACAccctggagatgatgaagaagccCCGTTGTGGCGTGCCAGATATCCCAATTGCGCGTTTCTCCATATTCAGAGATGACCTCAAGTGGCAGGAGAACAGTCTGACGTACAG GATAGAAAACTACACACCTGACATGTCTCAGGCAGAGATCGACGACTCCATGGAGAAAGCTCTGCAGGTGTGGGCCAAAGTCACACCTCTGAGGTTCACCAGAATCTACAGCGGAATCGCCGACATCATGATCTCCTTCGGCAGCCGAT CTCATGGTGATTACTACCCCTTCGATGGTCCTGACGGGACCCTCGCCCACGCCTTCGCCCCGTCCTCAGGCATCGGAGGAGACGCTCATTTTGATGACGATGAAACCTTCACTTTCCGCTCAAGAGCTG GCTACGTCCTCTTCATGGTCGCCGCCCATGAGTTTGGCCACTCCCTGGGCTTGTCTCATTCTCAAGACCCCGGTGCTCTCATGTACCCCGTTTACACATACGGTGACCCCGACTCCTTCGTTCTGCCCCGGGACGACGTCAACGGCATCCAGTCTCTCTACG GACCAAACCCAGACAAGGATCCCCTTAATCCTGATCCTGAACCCCCAACCACCCCTGATGCCTGTGATTCAAACCTGGTCTTTGATGCTGTCGCCACCCTACGAGGAGAAATGCTCTTCTTCAAGAACAG CTTCTTCTGGCGTATCTACCCTCAGAGCACCACCCCTCAACAAAGTCTCATCAGAAACTTCTGGCCAGAAGCTCCCAACGCGATTGACGCCGCTTACGAAAGCCGATATTCTGAtagtgttttattctttaaag GTCGTCAAGTGTGGGCTTTCCGTGGATACACTCTTACACCTGGCTATCCAAAATCAATTTCCACTTTTGGTCTGCCTGAGAATGTGAAGAAAATTAATGCAGCCACTTATGTCGCCAGTTCTGGCAAGACTCTGTTCTTTGTTGGAGACAAATACTACAG TTATGATGaggatagaaagacgatggACCAGGGATTCCCTAAGCGTGTGCGAGACGATTTTCCTGAAGTGGTTGACAGGGTGACGGCAGCGTTTGAGTTCAGAG ATTTCGCTTACATTTACGGTAAAACAGTCATGCATGAGTACAGCCTGTATCCTGGGACCGCACCGCACTGGTACCGCGCCCTGGGGAACAACTACTTCCTGCCCTGCAATAACTACTAG
- the LOC137605701 gene encoding collagenase 3-like, producing the protein MRAHSLCIILSLGAAVYCMPASQVTNEDEGLAKSYLKSFFNLTEETGRGPRRGFRSLRRKLSEMQRFFGLHITGTLDTETIDMMKKPRCGVPDGNLARFSTFGRNLKWEKNSLTYRIENYTPDMSPSEIDDSIEKALQVWAKVTPLRFTRIYSGTADIMISFGRQAHGDYYPFDGPDGTLAHAFAPSPGIGGDAHFDDDETFTFRSNRGYVLFMVAAHEFGHSLGLSHSDDPGALMYPVYTYRNPDSFVLPRDDVNGIQSLYGSNPDKDPSGEPEAPTTPDACDSTMVLDAVTTLRGEMFFFKDSFFWRSYPQSTTPQQSLIRNFWPSAPVNIDAAYESRQSDRIYFFKGQRVWAFNGYQRVHGYPKKLSIFGLPRNVKKIDAALYDVDSGKTLFFVDNYYYSYDEARRTMDQGFPKRVDRSFSGLSGKVTAAFQYRGFSYIYSGPYMFEYSLRTKWLYRVLRNRYFLRCNNF; encoded by the exons ATGAGGGCTCACAGTCTGTGCATCATACTGAGCTTGGGAGCTGCAGTTTACTGCATGCCAGCATCACAAGTGACCAATGAAGATGAAGGTTTAGCAAAG agctACTTGAAGAGTTTCTTCAACCTAACGGAGGAAACCGGCCGTGGACCCAGACGGGGGTTCAGATCATTGAGACGCAAGTTGAGCGAGATGCAGAGATTCTTTGGTCTCCATATCACCGGGACGCTGGATACCGAAACTATAGACATGATGAAGAAGCCTCGTTGTGGAGTTCCAGATGGCAACCTCGCCCGTTTCTCCACCTTCGGACGTAACCTCaagtgggaaaaaaacagtCTGACCTACAG GATAGAAAACTACACACCTGACATGTCTCCGTCAGAGATCGATGACTCCATAGAGAAAGCCCTTCAGGTGTGGGCCAAAGTCACACCTCTGAGGTTCACCAGAATCTACAGCGGAACCGCAGACATCATGATCTCCTTCGGCCGCCAAG CTCATGGTGATTACTACCCCTTCGATGGGCCTGACGGGACTCTCGCCCACGCCTTCGCCCCTTCCCCAGGCATCGGAGGAGACGCtcattttgatgatgatgaaacgTTCACTTTCCGCTCAAACAGAG GCTACGTCCTCTTCATGGTCGCCGCCCATGAGTTTGGTCATTCTCTGGGTTTGTCCCACTCCGATGACCCCGGTGCTCTCATGTACCCCGTTTACACATACCGTAACCCTGACTCTTTCGTCCTGCCCCGGGACGACGTCAACGGCATCCAGTCTCTCTATG GTTCCAACCCTGATAAAGATCCATCTGGGGAACCCGAAGCCCCGACTACCCCCGATGCCTGCGATTCAACCATGGTCTTGGACGCTGTCACCACCCTACGAggagaaatgtttttcttcaaggACAG CTTCTTCTGGCGTAGCTACCCTCAGAGCACGACCCCTCAGCAAAGCCTCATCAGAAACTTCTGGCCCAGCGCCCCCGTCAACATCGACGCCGCTTACGAAAGCCGGCAGTCGGACAGGATCTACTTCTTTAAAG GTCAGAGAGTGTGGGCTTTCAACGGCTACCAGCGTGTTCACGGCTATCCCAAGAAACTCTCCATTTTCGGTCTGCCgagaaatgtgaagaaaatcGATGCAGCTCTCTATGACGTGGACTCCGGCAAGACTCTGTTCTTTGTGGACAACTACTACTATAG TTATGATGAGGCAAGAAGGACAATGGACCAAGGATTCCCCAAGCGGGTGGATCGGTCCTTCTCTGGTCTGTCAGGCAAGGTGACGGCAGCTTTCCAGTACAGAG GGTTTTCCTACATCTACAGCGGACCCTACATGTTCGAGTACAGCCTGAGGACCAAATGGTTGTACCGCGTGCTGAGGAACAGATACTTCCTGCGCTGCAATAACTTCTAG
- the LOC137605700 gene encoding macrophage metalloelastase-like, producing the protein MMEGALIVKSVIIVVILTHCGAVPTISPSPEDISKAQDYLSEFFSDVGVRAPDSKFRSSLDSFEDTLRKMQEFFRLEVTGQLDTNTLEVMSRSRCGFTDVKRYGHFDGGPRWDKTEITYRITQYTPDLSRREVDATIAKALKVYSDVIPLDFKQIRRGTADIMIMFKGQSHGDFAPFDGEGGVLAHAFSPGEGNGGDTHFDEEENWTLTSAGSNLFLVAAHEFGHALGLSHSQEPTALLFPTYQYVDTKGYKLPDDDRQGVQAIYGVRQPAPQPEPKPTPDPVPDRCSQRLMFDAATTMQGSLYFFKDRYFWKRASSWEGIAVKMIASLWPRITNVDAAYEYKKSNTTILFEGDHYWGVRGSTVLPGYPKPLSDFDLPSSVSKVDAAIYNPITGRTLLFVKNKYWSYNERRGRKDPGFPKLIRRGLPGIGSRVDAAFENRGYLYFSSGVKQTEYHYQRRRALRTLLNKAWMDCN; encoded by the exons ATGATGGAGGGGGCATTGATTGTTAAAAGCGTGATAATAGTTGTGATTTTGACACACTGTGGAGCGGTGCCCACCATTTCACCCAGCCCAGAAGACATCTCTAAAGCCCAG GACTATTTGTCTGAGTTTTTCTCTGACGTGGGTGTCAGAGCCCCCGACAGTAAATTCCGCAGCTCTCTGGATTCTTTTGAGGACACTCTCAGAAAAATGCAGGAGTTTTTCAGGCTGGAGGTGACGGGTCAGCTGGACACTAACACCTTGGAGGTCATGAGCCGATCCCGGTGTGGTTTCACCGATGTGAAAAGATATGGTCATTTCGATGGTGGACCAAGGTGGGACAAGACTGAGATCACATACAG GATAACTCAGTACACGCCAGACCTGAGCCGGAGGGAAGTGGATGCCACCATAGCCAAGGCTCTGAAAGTCTACAGTGATGTTATTCCTCTGGATTTCAAGCAGATCAGGAGGGGCACCGCTGACATCATGATCATGTTCAAGGGTCAAA GCCATGGCGACTTTGCTCCATTCGATGGGGAGGGTGGCGTCTTGGCCCATGCTTTTTCCCCAGGGGAAGGGAATGGAGGTGACACCCATTTTGATGAAGAAGAGAACTGGACTCTCACCTCTGCAG GATCCAACCTGTTCCTGGTGGCAGCCCATGAGTTTGGCCATGCACTGGGGTTATCTCACTCTCAGGAGCCCACAGCCCTGTTGTTTCCTACCTACCAGTATGTGGATACAAAAGGGTACAAGCTACCAGATGACGACAGACAGGGGGTGCAGGCTATTTATG GAGTCAGACAACCGGCACCACAACCTGAACCCAAGCCCACACCGGACCCTGTTCCAGACAGGTGCAGCCAGCGCCTGATGTTTGATGCCGCAACTACCATGCAGGGAAGTTTATACTTCTTCAAAGATAG ATATTTCTGGAAGAGGGCCAGCTCTTGGGAGGGCATCGCTGTGAAGATGATTGCATCCCTCTGGCCTCGAATCACCAATGTTGACGCTGCTTATGAGTACAAGAAAAGCAACACTACTATTCTCTTTGAAG GCGATCATTACTGGGGTGTTCGAGGAAGCACTGTCCTGCCCGGCTATCCCAAACCTCTCAGCGACTTCGACCTCCCTTCATCCGTTTCTAAGGTCGATGCTGCGATCTATAATCCCATCACAGGCAGAACCCTACTCTTTGTGAAGAACAAATACTGGAG CTACAATGAAAGAAGGGGCAGAAAGGATCCTGGTTTCCCAAAATTAATTCGGAGAGGCCTTCCTGGGATCGGCAGCAGAGTGGACGCTGCTTTTGAGAACAGAG gTTACCTGTACTTTTCTTCAGGGGTCAAACAGACGGAGTATCACTACCAACGAAGAAGAGCACTACGCACTCTATTAAACAAGGCATGGATGGATTGCAACTAA
- the nccrp1 gene encoding F-box only protein 50, which yields MSAAEWKERCGAEWSLRGAPMPDGPDWKAVYEAKPFGRNLLKNPNPQGLCKDTPPPEPPMSEAPSHGPPRFESDGDFSGWTTNTEVLPFDTSGIPEGAVICQLPTYSWFSMEQIVDLKAEGLWEELMDEFQPEILVQDWYEESQLHKFIYQLHVKLLGEDKRTVISEHTVNPTEDLSVYSHRWKEVSHVFSGYGPGVRFVHFLHRVKNQFMFDFFPTLFTGSSVIVRPTKTSA from the exons ATGTCCGCCGCTGAATGGAAGGAGAGATGCGGGGCTGAGTGGAGTCTGCGGGGCGCGCCGATGCCCGACGGCCCGGACTGGAAGGCCGTCTATGAGGCCAAACCGTTCGGAAGGAATTTGCTGAAGAACCCCAATCCTCAGG GCTTGTGCAAAGACACCCCTCCACCAGAACCTCCGATGTCAGAAGCGCCGTCACATGGACCTCCCCGTTTTGAATCTGAtg GCGACTTCAGCGGCTGGACCACAAACACTGAAGTTCTCCCCTTTGACACCAGCGGCATCCCTGAAGGGGCTGTCATCTGTCAGTTACCTACATACAG CTGGTTCTCCATGGAGCAGATTGTGGACCTGAAGGCTGAGGGACTGTGGGAAGAACTGATGGATGAGTTCCAGCCTGAAATATTAGTCCAAGactg GTATGAGGAGAGTCAGCTGCACAAGTTCATCTACCAGCTGCATGTCAAACTGTTGGGTGAAGACAAGAGGACGGTGATCTCCGAACACACAGTCAACCCCACCGAGGACCTCAGCGTTTACTCACACAGATGGAAGGAG GTGTCACACGTCTTCTCTGGATACGGACCCGGAGTGAGATTCGTCCACTTTCTGCACCGAGTGAAGAACCAGTTCATGTTTGACTTCTTCCCCACGTTGTTCACCGGCAGCTCAGTGATCGTCAGGCCGACCAAAACCAGCGCTTAG